A region from the Arachis ipaensis cultivar K30076 chromosome B01, Araip1.1, whole genome shotgun sequence genome encodes:
- the LOC107640618 gene encoding prostatic spermine-binding protein, giving the protein MEVAVVRSLAFNDEKTFSVPSFVEAMVVDSLLAVAAAAKSLAYLLIASGSLLKDVNNPVSPMDGRFPLDQLLYRANHASEENKDTSETEDDEDDEDGEDGNDDDDDADDEDFSGEEGEEDGDPDDDHEANGAGGSDDNDEDDEDDDDGEDDGEDGEDEEDEDDEDDEETPQPPSKKRK; this is encoded by the exons ATGGAGGTGGCTGTGGTTCGGAGTCTCGCCTTCAATGACGAGAAGACCTTTTCGGTGCCGTCTTTTGTGGAGGCCATGGTGGTCGACTCTCTCCTTGCTGTTGCTGCTGCTGCCAAATCTCTCGCTTACCTTCTCATTGCG TCTGGATCTCTTCTCAAAGATGTCAATAATCCTGTGTCACCAATGGATGGAAG GTTTCCTCTAGATCAGTTGTTGTACAGGGCAAACCATGCTTCTGAAGAAAACAAGGACACCAGTGAAACAGAGGACGATGAGGATGATGAAGACGGCGAGGACGgaaacgatgatgatgatgatgcagacGACGAGGACTTCTCTGGCGAAGAAGGTGAGGAAGATGGAGATCCTGATGATGATCATGAGGCCAATGGTGCAGGGGGTAGTGATGACAATGATGAGGATGACGAGGATGACGATGATGGCGAAGATGATGGAGAAGACGGGGAAGATGAAGAGGACGAGGACGATGAAGATGATGAGGAGACCCCGCAGCCACCTTCAAAGAAGAGGAAGTGA
- the LOC107640591 gene encoding probable anion transporter 6, chloroplastic isoform X1 produces the protein MENFTLRPHSSTCFLPLPITRTSHHLLRFQFYPSPSSPTLRLRPRPRPRVAVASSSSSKSKVLNGLRVDNVERRQQEQQAPPVSASEDVSKIVGIWPPWKNIPQRYKLIGTTSLAFVICNMDKVNLSVAIIPMSHQFGWNSSMAGLVQSSFFWGYALSQLPGGWLAKTFGGRKVLEVGVLVWSVATAFVPLVAGYMPGLLLSRVLVGIGEGVSPSAATDLIARLIPLEERSRAVAFVFGGLSVGSVMGLLLAPPVIQSLGWESVFYLFGFLGVAWFLGFQVLEGGEAQLHAGSLSLPGVQRTTIQSQKSSLKELNSSFKDVPWKSFFRSPAVWAMIYAHFCGSWGHYTCLSWLPTYFSEELNLNLTEAAWVSILPPLASVFMTNIAAQLADNLIARGVETTTVRKICQSIAFLSPAICMTLSSLDLGLPPWEIVSILTGGLALSSFALSGLYCTHQDMSPEYASILLGITNTVGAIPGIVGVALTGYLLDSTHSWSISLFAPSIFFYLTGTFIWLAFASSKPQSFSEEN, from the exons ATGGAGAATTTCACCCTCAGACCACATAGCTCAACCTGCTTCCTTCCACTTCCAATCACCAGAACCTCTCATCATCTTCTGCGCTTCCAATTCTACCCCTCACCTTCAAGCCCCACTCTCAGGCTCAGGCCCAGGCCCAGGCCCAGAGTAGCAGTAGCATCATCATCCAGCTCCAAGTCCAAGGTTCTCAATGGCCTTCGAGTTGACAACGTTGAACGACGACAACAGGAACAGCAAGCTCCTCCTGTTTCGGCTTCCGAGGATGTCTCCAAAATCGTTGGAATTTGGCCACCTTGGAAGAATATTCCTCAGAGATACAAGCTCATCGGCACCACTTCCCTCGCCTTTGTTATCTGTAACATGGATAAG GTGAACTTGAGCGTTGCCATAATTCCAATGTCGCATCAATTTGGGTGGAACTCATCCATGGCTGGGTTGGTTCAGTCCTCATTCTTCTGGGGTTATGCTTTGAGTCAATTGCCGGGAGGTTGGCTAGCCAAGACTTTTGGTGGCAG AAAAGTTCTTGAGGTTGGAGTACTGGTATGGTCAGTGGCTACAGCTTTTGTTCCTCTTGTTGCTGGATATATGCCTGGCTTACTATTGTCAAGGGTTTTG GTTGGGATTGGTGAAGGTGTTTCACCATCTGCTGCTACTGATCTTATTGCCAG GTTAATACCATTGGAAGAGCGCTCACGCGCAGTGGCGTTTGTGTTTGGTGGCTTGAGTGTTGGAAGTGTTATGGG GCTTCTTTTGGCTCCACCTGTTATCCAAAGTCTTGGCTGGGAATCAGTGTTCTATTTATTTGGTTTTTTGGGGGTTGCATG GTTTTTGGGGTTTCAAGTTCTTGAAGGAGGTGAGGCGCAGTTACATGCTGGATCTCTTTCAT TACCAGGCGTCCAACGTACCACGATACAATCACAGAAAAGTTCTCTAAAGGAATTGAACAGCTCTTTCAAG GATGTGCCTTGGAAGTCCTTTTTCCGAAGCCCTGCTGTATGGGCAATGATATATGCTCACTTCTGTGGTAGCTGGGGTCACTACACCTGTCTATCATGGCTCCCAACATATTTTAG TGAGGAGCTGAACTTAAATCTGACAGAAGCAGCATGG GTGTCTATTCTTCCACCATTGGCTTCAGTATTTATGACTAATATTGCTGCACAATTAGCCGACAACTTGATTGCAAGAGGAGTTGAAACCACTACG gttcGAAAGATCTGCCAATCAATTGCATTTTTGTCCCCTGCAATCTGCATGACTCTTTCCTCGCTGGATCTAGGGTTACCTCCTTGGGAGATTGTGAGCATTCTCACGGGTGGTTTAGCCCTCTCAAGTTTTGCCCTGTCAG GACTTTATTGTACCCATCAAGATATGTCACCCGAATATGCAAGTATACTTTTG GGTATAACTAATACTGTTGGGGCAATACCTGGAATTGTAGGCGTAGCGCTCACGGGTTATCTTCTCGATTCAACTCATTCATGGAGT ATATCACTATTTGCGCCATCAATCTTCTTCTATTTGACTGGCACCTTCATATGGTTGGCGTTCGCCAGCAGTAAGCCTCAGAGTTTTTCCGAGGAGAACTGA
- the LOC107640591 gene encoding probable anion transporter 6, chloroplastic isoform X2, giving the protein MENFTLRPHSSTCFLPLPITRTSHHLLRFQFYPSPSSPTLRLRPRPRPRVAVASSSSSKSKVLNGLRVDNVERRQQEQQAPPVSASEDVSKIVGIWPPWKNIPQRYKLIGTTSLAFVICNMDKVNLSVAIIPMSHQFGWNSSMAGLVQSSFFWGYALSQLPGGWLAKTFGGRKVLEVGVLVWSVATAFVPLVAGYMPGLLLSRVLVGIGEGVSPSAATDLIARLIPLEERSRAVAFVFGGLSVGSVMGLLLAPPVIQSLGWESVFYLFGFLGVAWFLGFQVLEGGEAQLHAGSLSLPGVQRTTIQSQKSSLKELNSSFKDVPWKSFFRSPAVWAMIYAHFCGSWGHYTCLSWLPTYFSEELNLNLTEAAWVSILPPLASVFMTNIAAQLADNLIARGVETTTVRKICQSIAFLSPAICMTLSSLDLGLPPWEIVSILTGGLALSSFALSGLYCTHQDMSPEYASILLA; this is encoded by the exons ATGGAGAATTTCACCCTCAGACCACATAGCTCAACCTGCTTCCTTCCACTTCCAATCACCAGAACCTCTCATCATCTTCTGCGCTTCCAATTCTACCCCTCACCTTCAAGCCCCACTCTCAGGCTCAGGCCCAGGCCCAGGCCCAGAGTAGCAGTAGCATCATCATCCAGCTCCAAGTCCAAGGTTCTCAATGGCCTTCGAGTTGACAACGTTGAACGACGACAACAGGAACAGCAAGCTCCTCCTGTTTCGGCTTCCGAGGATGTCTCCAAAATCGTTGGAATTTGGCCACCTTGGAAGAATATTCCTCAGAGATACAAGCTCATCGGCACCACTTCCCTCGCCTTTGTTATCTGTAACATGGATAAG GTGAACTTGAGCGTTGCCATAATTCCAATGTCGCATCAATTTGGGTGGAACTCATCCATGGCTGGGTTGGTTCAGTCCTCATTCTTCTGGGGTTATGCTTTGAGTCAATTGCCGGGAGGTTGGCTAGCCAAGACTTTTGGTGGCAG AAAAGTTCTTGAGGTTGGAGTACTGGTATGGTCAGTGGCTACAGCTTTTGTTCCTCTTGTTGCTGGATATATGCCTGGCTTACTATTGTCAAGGGTTTTG GTTGGGATTGGTGAAGGTGTTTCACCATCTGCTGCTACTGATCTTATTGCCAG GTTAATACCATTGGAAGAGCGCTCACGCGCAGTGGCGTTTGTGTTTGGTGGCTTGAGTGTTGGAAGTGTTATGGG GCTTCTTTTGGCTCCACCTGTTATCCAAAGTCTTGGCTGGGAATCAGTGTTCTATTTATTTGGTTTTTTGGGGGTTGCATG GTTTTTGGGGTTTCAAGTTCTTGAAGGAGGTGAGGCGCAGTTACATGCTGGATCTCTTTCAT TACCAGGCGTCCAACGTACCACGATACAATCACAGAAAAGTTCTCTAAAGGAATTGAACAGCTCTTTCAAG GATGTGCCTTGGAAGTCCTTTTTCCGAAGCCCTGCTGTATGGGCAATGATATATGCTCACTTCTGTGGTAGCTGGGGTCACTACACCTGTCTATCATGGCTCCCAACATATTTTAG TGAGGAGCTGAACTTAAATCTGACAGAAGCAGCATGG GTGTCTATTCTTCCACCATTGGCTTCAGTATTTATGACTAATATTGCTGCACAATTAGCCGACAACTTGATTGCAAGAGGAGTTGAAACCACTACG gttcGAAAGATCTGCCAATCAATTGCATTTTTGTCCCCTGCAATCTGCATGACTCTTTCCTCGCTGGATCTAGGGTTACCTCCTTGGGAGATTGTGAGCATTCTCACGGGTGGTTTAGCCCTCTCAAGTTTTGCCCTGTCAG GACTTTATTGTACCCATCAAGATATGTCACCCGAATATGCAAGTATACTTTTG GCGTAG
- the LOC107640608 gene encoding triphosphate tunel metalloenzyme 3 isoform X1, with protein MEVEVKLRLPNADSHRRVTALLAPFHAATHRQRNLFFDGADSELSSKRAVLRLRFYNDNERCVVSLKAKAVLVDGVSRVEEDEEDLNPRVGLDCVAEPGKLGAVESRVLERVRNEFGVKGEKGFVGLGGFRNIRSVYEWKGLKLEVDETCFDFGTLYEIECESADPDEAKRVLEEFLKENGIDYSYSLMSKFAIFRSGKLP; from the exons ATGGAAGTCGAAGTGAAGCTTCGCCTCCCCAACGCTGACTCGCACCGAAGAGTCACCGCCTTGCTCGCACCCTTCCATGCCGCAACTCACCGCCAGCGCAATCTCTTCTTCGACGGCGCCGATTCGGAGCTCTCGTCAAAGCGTGCAGTGCTCCGCCTCCGGTTCTACAACGACAACGAGCGTTGCGTCGTTTCGCTCAAGGCGAAGGCTGTTTTGGTCGATGGCGTGAGCCGTGTGGAGGAAGACGAGGAAGATCTTAACCCTAGGGTTGGTCTTGATTGTGTCGCGGAGCCTGGGAAGCTTGGGGCGGTGGAATCTAGGGTTTTGGAAAGGGTGAGGAATGAGTTTGGGGTGAAGGGGGAGAAAGGATTCGTGGGTTTGGGGGGTTTCCGAAACATTAGAAGCGTTTATGAGTGGAAAGGTTTGAAATTGGAGGTGGATGAGACATGCTTTGATTTTGGGACTCTTTACGAGATTGAATGCGAGAGTGCTGATCCTGATGAGGCTAAGCGGGTTCTGGAGGAGTTCTTGAAGGAGAATGGGATTGATTACTCCTACTCCTTGATGTCCAAATTTGCAATTTTTCGTTCTGGGAAACTGCCATA G
- the LOC107640628 gene encoding glutamic acid-rich protein, translating to MEDLSPSYPSSVHITLLLPSAVQAMALHTVLAAAKSLLCLLILTGSLVADINNSVTMDQRLPIDELCKGKDTYLKSKDGDSDDDEEEEDDDDDANEQDDEGGDEDYSGEEGDEEADPEDDPEANGAGGSEGEEDDDDGNEDDDDDDGEDGDEEEDEEEDEEEEEDDEVPQPPTKKRK from the exons ATGGAGGACCTATCACCTTCTTATCCCAGCTCGGTCCACATAACTCTTCTGCTACCCTCTGCCGTTCAAGCCATGGCGCTGCATACTGTTCTTGCAGCGGCAAAATCTCTCCTTTGTCTTCTCATTTTG ACTGGATCTCTGGTGGCTGACATCAATAATTCAGTGACAATGGATCAAAG ATTACCTATTGATGAACTCTGTAAGGGAAAGGATACTTATCTTAAAAGTAAGGATGGTGATTCGGATGATGACGAGGAAgaggaagatgatgatgatgatgcaaatGAACAGGATGACGAGGGAGGAGACGAGGACTACTCAGGCGAAGAAGGTGATGAAGAAGCTGATCCTGAGGATGATCCGGAGGCTAATGGTGCAGGAGGAAGTGAGGGCGAGGAAGACGATGATGATGgtaatgaggatgatgatgacgacgatgGGGAAGATGGTGATGAGGAAGAGGATGAAGAGGAggatgaggaagaagaggaagatgacgAGGTTCCACAGCCTCCTACTAAGAAAAGGAAGTGA
- the LOC107620282 gene encoding LOW QUALITY PROTEIN: protein SRG1 (The sequence of the model RefSeq protein was modified relative to this genomic sequence to represent the inferred CDS: inserted 4 bases in 2 codons; substituted 1 base at 1 genomic stop codon) yields the protein MAKSIYGMSMDGDEPPHKGDNSNNNSIGLKNSLSSSSVMIPIPIIDVSLLSSSEPESEKLRSALTSAGCFQAIGHGMSTSXKIRQVSKQFFQLPVXEKQKYSRPANDSKGYENDRIVSKKQVLDWSYRLILRVFPEKNRRHSLWPQNPIDFSDILEEFSIKVKSRMDYLLRCMGRSLNPEEGSFLDQFGGQSLFAARFRFYPRCSRPNLVLKPHTNRSVITVLLQDNGVEGLQVXSDEKWVNIPTIPNALVVNLGDHSNAGISLILVCQIHVSRMLNNKLLCRL from the exons ATGGCAAAGAGCATCTATGGAATGTCAATGGATGGTGATGAACCACCACATAAAGgagataatagtaataataatagtaTTGGGTTAAAaaattcattatcatcatcatcagttATGATTCCAATACCCATAATTGATGTGAGTCTGCTGTCATCATCAGAACCTGAGTCTGAGAAGCTTAGATCTGCTCTCACATCAGCTGGATGCTTTCAG GCAATTGGTCATGGAATGTCAACTTC CAAAATACGCCAAGTTTCAAAGCAATTTTTCCAACTTCCAGtttaggaaaaacaaaaatattcacgACCTGCTAATGACTCAAAAGGGTATGAAAATGACAGAATAGTTTCAAAGAAGCAAGTCCTTGACTGGTCCTATCGCTTAATTCTTCGAGTTTTTCCAGAAAAGAATAGAAGGCATTCTCTTTGGCCACAAAATCCTATTGATTTTAG TGATATATTAGAGGAATTTTCCATTAAAGTGAAGTCAAGGATGGATTATCTATTGAGATGCATGGGAAGGTCACTGAATCCGGAAGAGGGTAGTTTCTTGGATCAGTTTGGAGGACAATCATTATTTGCAGCAAGGTTCCGTTTCTATCCACGTTGTTCAAGACCCAATTTGGTACTCAAGCCTCATACAAATAGATCAGTAATCACAGTTCTATTGCAAGACAATGGAGTGGAAGGCCTTCAAGT CTCAGATGAGAAATGGGTCAATATCCCCACAATACCTAATGCTCTTGTTGTCAATCTTGGTGATCATTCAAATGCAGGTATAAGCTTAATCCTTGTTTGCCAAATTCATGTCAGTAGAATGCTTAATAATAAATTGTTATGCAGATTATGA
- the LOC107640604 gene encoding heparanase-like protein 3: MGSLIIRLVGLFYLVVSLFSFIGVNAMHGRESSGYEAVKGIILIHGKSHIGRIDDDFVCATLDWWPPQKCDYGTCSWGHASLLNLDLNNKILLNAVKAFSPLKIRLGGTLQDKVIYGTEDSPKPCTPFVNSSSEIFGFTEGCLPMHRWDELNSFFQKAGAKVIFGLNALAGRTIQSSSAVGPWNSSNAESFIRYTVRKNYSIAGWEFGNELCGSGVGANVSADQYASDIAALRNIIHDVYRGIRHKPLVIAPGGFYDANWFQEFVNKSGKSVDVVSHHIYNLGAGVDEHLIERILDPSYLDGVASTFSGLKNILQKSATKAKAWVGEAGGAYNSGHHLVSDAFVYSFWYLDQLGMSAVYDTRTYCRQSLVGGNYGLLNTSTFVPNPDYYSALLWHRLMGVRVLATSFYGTKKIRAYAHCAKQSKGITILLLNLDNSTSVHAKVDFTYSRTGATAREEYHLTAQERDLHSQTTLLNGKVLTVNSATGDIPPLNPLYVNPSMPIIVGPLSIVFAHIPDVDIPACS; the protein is encoded by the exons ATGGGTTCCTTGATTATAAGGCTTGTGGGTCTGTTCTACTTGGTGGTGAGTTTGTTTAGCTTCATTGGAGTGAATGCTATGCATGGAAGGGAAAGTAGTGGATATGAAGCAGTGAAAGGGATCATTTTGATACATGGGAAATCTCACATTGGAAGGATTGATGATGATTTTGTCTGTGCAACTCTTGATTGGTGGCCTCCTCAGAAATGTGACTATGGAACATGTAGCTGGGGTCATGCTTCTCTTCTCAACCTg GACCTCAACAACAAAATATTGTTAAATGCAGTAAAAG CATTTTCACCATTGAAGATTAGGTTAGGTGGCACCTTGCAAGATAAGGTCATATATGGGACTGAAGATAGTCCAAAACCATGTACTCCTTTTGTTAACAGCTCCTCTGAGATATTTGGATTCACTGAAGGATGCTTACCAATGCATAGATGGGATGAGCTAAACAGCTTTTTCCAAAAAGCAGG GGCTAAGGTTATCTTTGGATTGAATGCTCTTGCTGGAAGAACAATACAATCTAGTTCTGCAGTTGGACCATGGAACTCTTCCAATGCCGAGTCTTTTATCCGTTACACTGTAAGAAAGAATTACAGCATTGCTGGTTGGGAATTTG GCAATGAATTGTGCGGGAGTGGAGTTGGAGCAAATGTTTCTGCAGATCAATATGCTTCTGATATTGCTGCATTAAGAAACATAATTCATGATGTATATAGAGGGATCAGGCATAAGCCACTGGTCATTGCTCCCGGTGGCTTCTATGATGCAAACTGGTTCCAGGAATTTGTAAACAAATCTGGTAAATCTGTTGATGTGGTATCTCACCACATATATAACCTTGGAGCAG GAGTTGATGAGCACCTAATTGAAAGAATTCTTGATCCATCATATCTTGATGGAGTGGCTAGCACATTCAGTGGCCTCAAAAATATACTTCAAAAATCAGCAACCAAAGCAAAAGCATGGGTTGGTGAGGCAGGAGGGGCTTACAACAGTGGCCACCATCTTGTGTCTGATGCATTTGTCTACAGCTTCTG GTATTTGGATCAGCTTGGAATGTCAGCTGTTTATGACACCAGAACATACTGCAGACAGAGTTTGGTTGGAGGAAACTATGGTTTACTAAACACTTCTACTTTTGTGCCAAATCCAGATTATTATAG TGCTCTTCTTTGGCACAGACTTATGGGAGTACGTGTCCTTGCAACTTCCTTCTATGGGACAAAGAAGATAAGAGCTTATGCACACTGTGCAAAGCAATCT AAAGGAATCACAATACTATTGCTTAACCTGGACAACAGCACCAGTGTTCATGCAAAAGTGGACTTCACATACTCAAGGACAGGTGCAACTGCCAGAGAAGAATACCATTTAACTGCACAGGAAAGGGACTTACATAGCCAAACCACATTACTAAATGGAAAAGTTCTAACTGTGAACTCAGCTACAGGGGATATTCCTCCTTTGAATCCTCTATATGTAAATCCATCAATGCCAATCATAGTTGGTCCTCTCTCTATAGTATTTGCACATATACCAGATGTTGATATCCCAGCATGTTCCTAG
- the LOC107640608 gene encoding triphosphate tunel metalloenzyme 3 isoform X2 — protein MEVEVKLRLPNADSHRRVTALLAPFHAATHRQRNLFFDGADSELSSKRAVLRLRFYNDNERCVVSLKAKAVLVDGVSRVEEDEEDLNPRVGLDCVAEPGKLGAVESRVLERVRNEFGVKGEKGFVGLGGFRNIRSVYEWKGLKLEVDETCFDFGTLYEIECESADPDEAKRVLEEFLKENGIDYSYSLMSKFAIFRSGKLP, from the coding sequence ATGGAAGTCGAAGTGAAGCTTCGCCTCCCCAACGCTGACTCGCACCGAAGAGTCACCGCCTTGCTCGCACCCTTCCATGCCGCAACTCACCGCCAGCGCAATCTCTTCTTCGACGGCGCCGATTCGGAGCTCTCGTCAAAGCGTGCAGTGCTCCGCCTCCGGTTCTACAACGACAACGAGCGTTGCGTCGTTTCGCTCAAGGCGAAGGCTGTTTTGGTCGATGGCGTGAGCCGTGTGGAGGAAGACGAGGAAGATCTTAACCCTAGGGTTGGTCTTGATTGTGTCGCGGAGCCTGGGAAGCTTGGGGCGGTGGAATCTAGGGTTTTGGAAAGGGTGAGGAATGAGTTTGGGGTGAAGGGGGAGAAAGGATTCGTGGGTTTGGGGGGTTTCCGAAACATTAGAAGCGTTTATGAGTGGAAAGGTTTGAAATTGGAGGTGGATGAGACATGCTTTGATTTTGGGACTCTTTACGAGATTGAATGCGAGAGTGCTGATCCTGATGAGGCTAAGCGGGTTCTGGAGGAGTTCTTGAAGGAGAATGGGATTGATTACTCCTACTCCTTGATGTCCAAATTTGCAATTTTTCGTTCTGGGAAACTGCCATAG